A segment of the Anthonomus grandis grandis chromosome 11, icAntGran1.3, whole genome shotgun sequence genome:
CCaatcttatttataatatacctGAATGCTCTTCTTCAAAGATGTAGTACTAtataaatgtacttttttaagatTGTTTTTAGACTGCAGACAAGACAAGCTTATGGGGTGGTATGCTTTGGGGAGAGATTGGGTTTGGTTGGTTGTAGTGCGATTTCGCTGGTTTGTGTAAACACACCAAAACTTCACCAACATTAGCTTTGAGGATATATCTTAGCATACGAGGCCACCCAAACATCTTCATTAGGTGTGGCATTAGAAGTCTTAGACCCCACTATAATGCGGTGAGGTAGTTGTCAATTTTGATTTACATCAGATGAGAAACTAGAAAGTACCAATttaccgattttattttttcactttttaattaCAATGGGAATAGTTGATGATCAGTCTCAGAGGATATGAGAGATGCCTGCAGCCGTTTCTTTGCAGTAGTGGagtaaaagaaataagtaaCAAGAAGTAGGTTTACGTTTTCCTGGAGGTTTGCAGTGTAGGTACCGTCTACTTTGCCTATTTAATGAATTAGCTCTGTCTTGTCTTTCTAGGGTCACAACTTTCCAACCAATTTGACATAAATATTTCAGGACTTTTAACGTTTaaccatataataaaaaaacccatAATAAAAGATTGGTTTTGCTAGAATTTTCTGTTGCTTCTTTAGTTAACAGATTAATTactataaagtaaataatactatttaatttattatttattttatatagataTAATACAAAGAatcttttcaaatatattattaccctttctatttttttattcgttataaactattttttcccttttttctttttacctttGTCCTTTCCTTTACCTTTCTTCTTTCTATAAGGACCCAGTTTCTTTCTAAACATAACACCTCTCCACCAAGCCTGTATCTTGGTAGCAGCTGCTATCTCTTTCAGTCTCTGAGCCTCCTTTTCGTCTCTTATCCTTTTGTATTCCAACCAATCGTCAATTTCTGCTTTTCTTTTTTCATACTTTTCTGTTAAAATACGTCGTTCTTCGGTTAATTTTTCCAGGGCTGCACGTAAATTAATTGTGTCTGATTCTTTTCCCTCGAATTCTTCATCATATTTTTTCATCCAGAattgaatttcatcaaataattcatttttagtttcttcGAAGTAGCTTTCCAGTTCGTTATGACATCTATTTTccacattaattttttcctctgtTTCCTTAATGATATTATTGTAATGACTTTCCTTTTCTTTGCATTTCATTAGGTTTTGTTCTATTCTAGCTTTTTCCCATTGATCAAAATGCAACACTTCTAGCtgattatatataaaaatatcttcgACCTGAAATCTGAGCTTTTGTATCTTTGCATCAGTCTCTTCAATTGTTCGGATATTGTCCAATCGTTCTTCTTCAAGTTGACTCTTCAGATCCTCAATAACTCTTTCTTGGCTTGCTTCATCTGCCAGCAGTTGTTCCTCTTCTTCTTgcatttgatttattaattttatagtatCTTTAAGCACGTTAAAAGTACCGTACTTTTTTATTTCGAGGGAAGTTTCCTTAAGCACCACAAAAAGCATATTAATATCTTTGGCCAGCTTATCAAAACTGCTATTTTGGGAATTTATTCTATATTCGGCATGATTCTCCTGACCCATATAACGGGTCTCTATGCTTACATACTGAGGTAGCCGATCCGGATTCAGTCCTAAATCACTCTGTAGATTGATGCTACGAAGAATAATCAGCTCGTTTAGGCATTCACTCAGGATACACATAATAACATTTCTTATGAATGGTGGTACAGTAATATCATTGAAAATTTCCGATTTTCCCAGCCAATAAAGGGACTGTGAAGATAAAATGTCTTCTGGTTTTATGCATTTTAGTTCACTTTCGTTACTTGGGCAAGAGTCCATCGTAAAACGTCAATCTGATTTTGTAATTTGACATTTCTAACAACGTTCCTCAAACAGGCTGTATATATAAATGTCTAACCGCATGCATGCAGAACAGACtataatattccaaaattggTAACCATTAATTTGCTTAAGagatcagtttttttttaggcCTTTAacctatttcaaaaagttttattcaatgGTCTAGGTATTTCAGGTGCGCAAGATTGGTCCGGCCCCGTTCGCATCCAGCATCCCTCCCCCGTTATGGATACGACCAGTTATGTCCCCAACAATCCCCAGTTTGGGGTTCAGTTCGAGTGTAACTGGAGTGCTCCCGCAGGATCTGTACAACaagtaagtttaattattttagtagtaTAAGCAATCAACTACCTATTtatttttgcactttttattaaatttggttGTGACATCTATTGTTAAGAAAATGAGCAGATTATAAGAAGTAGTAAGTAAGTAAGTTTAAGTAAAACTATCTCACGCTCTTAACTTTTGAGGTACAGCATGTGAGAACCTTgagaagaaataataataatcgtcttttattaaaaaaaacaacagattgacaaatattataaatgaaaaaaaagggcgaagtctagcctaaggctactcaaagttataaaaattataaaaaaataattgttatcactaaaaaaaatacttatacccTTCTTTATACCCAACACGGAGGAGAAATAAAACTCACAATCTGTACCAAAACAAGACTGTACACAAACAAATACCTTTGTATGCAATTGTAGACAACTATCATGTTACCTCTGGAGCACACCATACCagtgagttaaaaaataggagCTCAACTGTTCTCTAAACAAATACAACCTTAACCCTGACTTAAACTTGATTAAATTATAAAGTAGTAGGTCATTGTTTGTGAACAAGTCAAATAAAGAACGACTACAGAAGAacccaaaaacttatttttgggtTCACGTTACtagtatatttaaaatcattactttaattttatatttatctttaacataaaaaataaaaattttatacctgtttcaaagattttttcatAGATCAAGTGTACTACAGAAAATATCTAATAACCAgcctatttaaatattaatgttatgaGAACTGACaattaccaaaaataataatatatagagggccgtaaaaaattaaatacattcatcacaaaaaaacttattattgttaaatattataaaacaatttaccacaaattatattcttataattttattttcatattactaatattgaatattgatgtatcaaagaaataaaatttactttttttttgctgtatTTAATTCAGTTAAATACAGCAAAAATTTATTGAGTAAAATAGTTTGAACATAAGCctagtttataaaatattatttatataagtctaattaaactaaatgtatataaattttaataaattaaagatcgccatgattttaagttttttaattattactttaatgtTGTTTAGAGTCTTCTCTTTAGTTTATCCCACATGTATGTAGGTATAAATGAAATATTGTAATATCGGGTGGCTTTAGAATTTCAAGTTAGGTTTGGTTTGTCATTTAAACAGATTTTTCGTTATTATAGTGGCGATGGTGTTAAAAGAACAGCCAAAAactttctatttctttttatgCTATAGAGGGTGGGTATCCAGAAGTATTggtcgattataaaaaaaaactgtaattaggaaaaaactaaaattttgacAATATACTAAAGCCGATAGAAATAACTTGGCTAAAATATGTAGAAGATGGCGGCGTTTTTGCTTATACCGGAAGTAAatatcaacttcgttattttaaatgaaaaaaacttatACAGTGCATcgcaaaagttatgtctaaattcatttaaaattcaggggtgtgttcgaaaaaaacgctaggacccgtcgatttttatttcaagttgcgcatttttgtacgtgaagtttgtatatacagggttgctgaaaaataaattacgaccatcaacttaattttttcaaattttcgaaagcacctttttttatttcatttttgaatttcgcgtggaattctacgtatgttttaTGCATcttgtcctatacctaaagtcaacagttatcgaaaaaaagacgaccaaacattattattgaagttcaccttacgagtcaccttatctctgagaatttttatacagagcaaaattccattcactcgtgtttttttattgttggctcgtgaccgtgtatttttatagaaactgtatgacagttgtacgccaaacagatattgtcaagtgtgaagtgtacgagcaaagttgcggttttcacaatggtaaagttaacggaacgagaaaaaatagaaattctgtgcatggttgggtttggtgatagcaCACGTaatcaaagagaagctgctcaattattcaatggaATCCATCCTGAtggtcctccgatatgtcaaaaggtggtgaatagaatagaggctaaatttagagaattcggccATGTTAGAGAtgtgccgaaatctggtcgtcctgctcgagatgaaaatgaacaacttgacgttttgctttctttggaagaaaaccCATGccctcctctgtcgcagattggggaaaatttacacatggcgaaatctatagtttaccgaatagttaaaaagcacctATATCActcctacaaagttattcctgtgcaagagttatttgatgacgatttcgataggtgAAATGAGTTTTGTAAACGCTTACAAAATATATGCAATCTAAATAAtcatttagtaacaaatataattttttccgatTAAGCCACGTTTTGTTTGAATGGTGGTgtaaacagacaaaattgtcgatattgggcaatagaaaatccgcattggatgatggaggtaaatacccagtaccctcaaaaactgaATGAGTGGTGtagaatagtgcgcggaagagtaataggtccctttt
Coding sequences within it:
- the LOC126742318 gene encoding dynein regulatory complex protein 9-like — its product is MDSCPSNESELKCIKPEDILSSQSLYWLGKSEIFNDITVPPFIRNVIMCILSECLNELIILRSINLQSDLGLNPDRLPQYVSIETRYMGQENHAEYRINSQNSSFDKLAKDINMLFVVLKETSLEIKKYGTFNVLKDTIKLINQMQEEEEQLLADEASQERVIEDLKSQLEEERLDNIRTIEETDAKIQKLRFQVEDIFIYNQLEVLHFDQWEKARIEQNLMKCKEKESHYNNIIKETEEKINVENRCHNELESYFEETKNELFDEIQFWMKKYDEEFEGKESDTINLRAALEKLTEERRILTEKYEKRKAEIDDWLEYKRIRDEKEAQRLKEIAAATKIQAWWRGVMFRKKLGPYRKKKGKGKDKGKKKKGKK